A stretch of the Chlamydia pecorum E58 genome encodes the following:
- a CDS encoding pyruvoyl-dependent arginine decarboxylase — protein MAYGTRYPTLAFHTGGAGESDDGMPPQPFETFCYDSALFEAKIENFNLVSYTSVLPKELFGNIVPVDTCVKNFKHGAVLEVIMAGRGAALADGTQAIATGIGICWGKNKNGELIGGWAAEYVEFFPTWIDDDIAASHAQMWLKKSLQHELDLRSVAKHSEFQFFHNYINIKKKFGFCLTALGFLNFENADPVTVQ, from the coding sequence ATGGCGTACGGCACACGTTACCCTACACTTGCCTTTCATACAGGAGGAGCTGGAGAATCCGACGATGGCATGCCCCCTCAGCCTTTTGAAACTTTCTGTTATGATTCTGCTCTTTTCGAAGCAAAAATTGAAAATTTTAATCTTGTATCTTACACCTCGGTCTTACCTAAAGAGCTCTTTGGAAACATCGTCCCTGTAGATACTTGCGTTAAAAATTTCAAGCATGGTGCTGTTCTTGAAGTAATCATGGCAGGACGCGGAGCAGCTCTCGCAGATGGGACCCAAGCTATTGCCACCGGAATCGGAATTTGCTGGGGAAAAAATAAAAATGGTGAGCTTATTGGCGGCTGGGCTGCAGAATATGTAGAATTCTTCCCTACATGGATAGATGATGATATCGCAGCTTCTCATGCCCAAATGTGGCTAAAAAAATCCCTACAGCACGAACTAGATCTGCGCTCAGTAGCAAAACACAGCGAATTCCAGTTCTTCCACAACTACATCAATATCAAAAAGAAATTCGGATTTTGCTTAACAGCATTAGGATTCTTAAACTTCGAAAATGCTGATCCAGTAACCGTGCAATAG